The following proteins are co-located in the Pelecanus crispus isolate bPelCri1 chromosome 5, bPelCri1.pri, whole genome shotgun sequence genome:
- the LOC104038410 gene encoding UDP-glucuronosyltransferase 1A6, with protein sequence MALPFQCFYQRIWMFLLLMLSLTFAEGGKILVIPQDGSHWLSMRPVVGKLQQNGHEVVVVVPSTSLYMKPKEPQNYTVKVYPVPYTEQHLAVLLKSFVNTHFIEQSVLNIIITMYQNILEIFRFFFTTCESLLHNKDMMDYLRESKFDVVFADPILMCGPIIAEYLAVPSVYFLRGFPCGMDYEATQCPNPPSYIPRLFLLNSDSMTFAQRVKNMLIHMLEFVYCKPLFAQFEELAYEILQKKVTATDLLSCGSVWLMRYDFVFEFPRPVMPNMFFIGGINCDQKKKLSQV encoded by the coding sequence ATGGCTCttccatttcagtgtttttaccAACGTATTTGGATGTTTCTTCTTCTGATGTTATCTTTAACCTTTGCTGAAGGTGGAAAGATCCTGGTGATACCTCAGGATGGAAGTCACTGGCTCAGCATGCGCCCAGTGGTGGGGAAACTCCAGCAAAATGGACATGAAGTTGTTGTGGTTGTACCATCAACAAGTTTGTATATGAAGCCAAAGGAGCCTCAGAATTATACAGTGAAAGTGTATCCAGTACCTTACACAGAGCAACATTTAGCTGTTCTGCTCAAGTCATTTGTTAACACTCATTTTATTGAACAATCTGTTTtgaatattattattacaatgTATCAAAACATATTAGAAATTTTCAGGTTCTTTTTCACCACCTGTGAGAGCCTTTTGCACAACAAAGACATGATGGACTATTTGAGAGAGAGCAAATTTGATGTGGTTTTTGCAGATCCAATTCTGATGTGCGGACCGATAATTGCTGAGTATCTTGCAGTTCCTTCTGTCTACTTCTTGCGGGGGTTTCCTTGCGGTATGGATTATGAAGCTACCCAGTGTCCAAACCCTCCTTCCTATATCCCCAGACTCTTCCTACTTAATTCAGATAGCATGACATTTGCTCAACGTGTGAAGAACATGCTGATCCATATGCTGGAGTTCGTTTACTGTAAGCCTCTATTCGCTCAATTTGAAGAACTTGCATATGAGATTTTACAAAAGAAAGTGACAGCTACAGATCTTCTAAGCTGTGGATCTGTTTGGCTGATGAGATATGATTTTGTGTTTGAGTTCCCGAGACCAGTGATGCCAAACATGTTTTTTATTGGAGGAATAAACTGtgatcagaagaaaaaactgtctcaggtataa